The genomic window TTTCCTCATCGAGCGGAAGCTTGAACAGGAACTCCTGCAACTTTTCGCGATACGCGGGACGGCAGGTGGCGTCGCCAAGACTCGTTAACTCGAGGCGATAGCTTTCGAGCCCGATGGAACGCAGGCTGGCGTCGGCAAGCGCAATAACTTCCGCATCGAGGTATGGGTCATCAACGCCAATGGCTTCCACGCCCACCTGTTGCAGTTGGCGATAGCGCCCAGCCTGCGGGCGCTCGTAGCGGAAAAAGGGCCCGTAGTAGCTCAGTTTGACCGGCAATTGACCGCGATCCAGGTGATGCTCAATCACCGCACGCATCACACCAGCGGTGCCCTCGGGACGGAGGGTGACCGAACGATCACCGCGATCAGCAAAGGTGTACATTTCCTTACTCACCACATCGGTGGATTCCCCCACGCCACGAGCAAAAAGCGAAGTCTCCTCAAAAACCGGCAGCTCGATGTGCTCGTAACCTGCCAGATGAGCCTGGTGAGCAAAGCTGTCACGCACTCCCAAAAATATTGGGGATTGTGGCGGCAGATAGTCTGGGACCCCCTTAGGGGCTGCGATACTTTTGAGTTTCTTCGCTTGAGTCACGAGGCTTATCTTAACGCCTAGAGTTCACTGAGCCTCAGATACGTCGATGCTTTATCGCTTTGACTGCAAAAAGGGATTACTCGCTAGCTCGGCACGGACGGTTGTTGACGGACCATGACCTGGCAAAACTTGGAGGTTGGGTGAGAGAGTCGCCACTTGCTCGCGCAGCGAAACTTCCATGGCCTCCGGATCGGATTGAGGTAGATCCGTTCTGCCAATTGAACCTTGGAAGAGTACGTCACCGGAAAAGCAGACGGTGGCCCCCACGAAGAGAAGCGAACCCGGCGAATGCCCCGGCGCGTGGCGGATTGCAAACTTCTCCCCCGCCATCGTGATCGTTTCACCATGTTTCAGGAACTCAAGGTGCTTGGCTTGCGGCATCGTGGCAGCGCAGAAGAGTACCTGTGATTCTGGCGAGACCCCCTCGCCTGCCTCTAACATGAATGCGTCTGCGCGATGAATCCACACGGGCACGTCCCAGGCATTTGCAAGAGACGCGGCGTCACGGGTGTGGTCGATATGTCCGTGAGTCAGCACAACCTGTTCGAGCTCAATGTGGTGCTCTGAAAGGTACTGCTCAATCGGGCCTTGTGCGTTCATACCGGGATCAATCACAGTGGCTCGCTGCCCGGCGATGAGCACGTAGCAATTGGTTTGGTAGGGGCCTGCGGCGAATCCTAAAAGTTCCACGCAGGCCACTGTAGCTGCTTTTGCTTAGCTGGCAAGCGCCGCTTCGGCCGCTTCGTAGTTCGGCTCGGTGGCAATTTCTTCCACGAGTTCAACGTGCTTGACGGTGCCGGACTCGTCGGCGACGATCACGGCGCGAGCCATGAGGCCTTTCAGGGGAGAATCTTCAAGCTTCACGCCGAAGTCTTCAGCAAAACTCGAGCGGAATGCCGAGGCGGGCACAACATTATTAATGCCCTCAGCTCCGCAGAAGCGAGCGAAGGCAAATGGTAGGTCTTCGGACACGCAGAGCACCACAGTGTTGTCGAGCTTGGAGGCACGCTCATTGAATTCACGAACGGAGGTCGCGCACACGCCGGTGTCCACTGAGGGGAAAATGTTTAGCACTAGGCGTTTGCCCTGGAGTTCTTCGAAATTGACTGCTTCGAGATCAGCGTTGACCAGCTCGAACTGAGGAAGTTGCTCTCCTACCGCAGGTAGGTCACCCGAGGTGTGTGCTTTATTGCCTTGGAAATGTGTAGTTGCCATGACTTCACCCTAAGCAAGAGTTGTGCGCAGCGCCACTACCTTCTTGCGCCACTGATGCTTGGTGCTTGGCGGCACCAGACTATGCTAATCAAGAACTGCCCGCGGCTAGATCACCACGAACACATGGCTCGTGCTATCCCGGGATTTTCAAAACCCCTTTGGAACAGGAGTAAGTGTGAGCAACGAGGTTCGTCGCCAGGAGGCGATGCAAAAGCTGGAGAAAGAAGTCACTTCCCGCGAACGTCAGCAAAAGCGTCGCCCCTGGCTGATTGGCGGAGGTTCGGCTCTCGCATTGCTGTTGGTGGCGGGGCTGGGTTACGCCGGTGTGCAGCACTTCGGTGAAGACGAAACCACCACGGAGGCAGCAAGCACCAGTACTGAGACTCCCTCCATTGAACCTTTGGCTCTAGAGCGTTCAGACGCACTTCCGGACACCGTGCAGTGCAATTATCCCGATGCAGGTGATGCCGCCAAGCCTGTAGACAAGCCTGCTACCAAAGATATCTCCACCAAGGGAACGGTGAAGGTCACGCTGGACACCACCGCTGGAAAGATCCCGCTGGAGTTGGACCGCTCTGTTTCTCCATGCACCGTGAACGCAATTACGCATCTGGCAAAGTCCGGCTTCTACAACGACACAGTGTGTCATCGCCTGGTTACCCAAGGGTTGCACATCTTGCAGTGTGGCGACCCCACTGGTCAGGGCACCGGCGGCCCGGGATTCAGCTTCGCCAACGAGTATCCCACCGATGAGGCCAAGGATCAGCAGCAGCCTGTGAACTATCCTCGCGGCACGATCGCGATGGCAAACTCAGGCGCTGACACAAACGGTTCGCAGTTCTTCTTGAACTACGGCGATTCTCCCTTGCCACCGAGCTACACCTACTTTGGCAAGATCGGCGATGAAGGCCTGAAAACACTCGACAACGTCGCTGCGCAAGGTGTAGAAGGCGGCGGTTCAGAGGGCGCTCCCGCCACGGAAGTGAAGATCAACAAAGCGAGCGTGAACTAGCTTTTCGACGTCCCACGCCCTCCATCGCATCCACATGGTGCGTATGGTGGGCGTTGCTTTTAGCCTCCTGCAGTAACGCGATAGACGTCGAAGACCCCTTCAATATTGCGCAGTTGGGCCATCAGCGAACCCAGTTGCTTGGTATCGGATACCGAGAACGTGAAGCGAACGATTGCCACGTGATCGTCGGCGGTATGCGAATTCATTGCGACCACCACAACTCGCTGCTCATTGATAGCGCGGGTCAGATCCATAAGCAGCCCGTCACGATCCAATGCCTCGAGTTGCAGCGTGGCGGCGAAGGCCGAACCGTTGCCTTCCTGGATCCACGCGACGTCAATAAGCCTTTCCGGCTCCTGCTCGAGTTTGCGCGCGTTCGTGCAATCCACTCGATGCACTGATACGCCACCGCCTCGGGTGACAAAACCGAAGATCTCATCACCGGGAACTGGCATACAGCACTTGGCCAGCTTTGCCATGACATCGGGGCTGCCCTGCACTAGGATTGCTTGACCATTGGATTTCTGATTCGAGCCGACGAGCTGGCTCATCGGTGTGCGGGAGACCAATGTATCCACCGCATCCTCGGCATCGCCGAACTGCGCCATGAGGCGGTGAGCGACGTTGGATGCAGAAACATTGCCCGAACCGATCGCGGTGTACAGCGAATCGATATCGGGATAGTGCAACTCAGTGGCCACATGCTTCATGGTAGAAGCCGTAAAGAGCCGGTGCATCGGCAAACCACCGCGCTGAACCTCAGCCGCCAGCGCATCACGCCCGGCTTCGAGGTACTCACCACGGCGCTCCTTAGCAAACCACTGGCGAATCTTTGCCTTGGCTCTGGGTGAGACCACGAAGTCGCGCCAATCCTGGCTAGGACCCGCATTCGGATCCTTTGAAGTGAAGATCTCGACGCGGTCTCCGGATTTCAGCTTCGATTCCAATGCAACGAGCTTGCCGTTGATCTTCGCACCGATACAGCGGTGGCCTACCTCGGTGTGCACCGCGTAGGCGAAATCTACCGGGGTGGCGTCCACGGGAAGGTTAACCACGTCGCCCTTAGGGGTGAACACAAAGATCTGTTTCGAGGTGAGATCGTAGCGCAAGCTGTCCAGGAACTCGTTTGGATCCGCAGCTTCTTTTTGCCAATCCAGCAGCTGGCGCATCCACGACATCTGATCAATTTCAGCTTGATCACCTTTAGAGCCCTTTGACTCCTTATACCTCCAGTGGGCAGCGATGCCGTACTCGGAATTGAAGTGCATCTCGTGAGTGCGCACTTGCACCTCGATCGGCTTACCACTGTCCCCCATTACGGTGGTGTGCAGCGACTGATACACACCGAATTTGGGTGAAGAAATATAGTCTTTGAAACGCCCCGGCATAGCTGAATACAGGGCGTGCACCACACCGATCGCCGCGTAACAGTTGTTTACCGAATCCACCAGGATACGCAGCCCAACCAGGTCAAAGATTTCGTCGAAGTCTTTTCCTCTGACGATCATCTTTTGATAAATCGACCAGTAATGCTTCGGCCGTCCCATAACCTCGGCTTCGATGTGGTTTTCGCGCAGTGCCTGCTGCAACTCAGCCGAGACCTCTTTGAGATAGCGATCACGAGAAGGTGCGCGGTCTGCCACCAGACGCACGACTTCGTCGTACTTCTTGGGGTACAAGATGGCAAATGAGAGATCTTCAAGCTCCCATTTCACACTGGCCATACCCAGACGATGCGCGAGCGGGGCGATCACCTCAAGCGTTTGGCGAGCTTTCTTCGCCTGCTTTTCCGGTGGCAAGAACCGCATCGTGCGCATGTTGTGCAACCGATCCGCCACCTTGATCACCAGGACACGGGGATCCTCGCTCATCGCCACGATCATCTTCCTGATCGTTTCAGCCTCGGCTGCCGCGCCGAGGGCGACTTTATCGAGTTTCGTGACGCCGTCGACAAGCCTGGCAACTTCCTCACCGAAGTCCCGGGTAAGGTCTGCGAGGGAATAGTCCGTGTCCTCAACCGTGTCGTGGAGCAGAGCGGCCACCAGCGTTGTGGTGTCCATGCCAATTTCCGCAGCGATAGTGGCTACCGCCAGTGGGTGCGTGATGTAGGGATCGCCGGACTTCCGAAATACCCCCTCGTGCAAGCGCTCGGCAGTGGCATAAGCCCGGTCCAGCAGCGCCGGATCTGCTTTGGGGTGGAACTCGCGGTGAATCGCCATGAGTGGCTCAAGCACCGGATTGATCCTCACCCGAGAGCCGGTCAAACTACGCGCCAGACGAGCCGACATGCTGCGCATGCTATTCGACTGCCTCTGCGGCTTTTCCTCAGCCACGCCAAGCCCCTTTCTGCTTAGAAACGCTTCTCATGAAACCAAAGGAGCTTTCGTCAGTCCGCTTCCGATGCTCCGGTGTACTGCTGCTGGTTCACCACAAACAGCGGGATATCACCCAAGCGATCACGGCCAGACAAACCTTCGACTTCCAAGACTACGGCGCAACCGACAACCTCACCACCGCATTGCTGAATCAGCTTGATCGCTGCACTCAACGTACCGCCAGTAGCCAAGACGTCATCCACCACCATGACCTTTTTGCCACGAAGATCCAAGTTTTCCGCAGGAAGTTCAAGTGCCGCCGTGCCGTACTCAAGATCATAAGACTCCGTATGCACCGGAGGCGGAAGCTTTCCCTTCTTGCGAATCGCCAAGATGCCATTGTTGTTGCAGTACGCTACTGCCGAACCGAGCAAAAAGCCTCGGGCGTCTAGACCGCCGATCAACTCGGCGTTCAGGCTGCGCCCGACCTTGGCTACGTCGTCGATGATGAGTCTAAACGCCTCAGGGTCTGCCAGTACCGGGGTGAGATCCTCGAACAACACCCCTTTGACTGGAAAATCTGGCACGAGGCGAGTCTTGGCCTGTAATGCCTCAAGTGAATTGATGTATCGGGGTTGTGGTGCGTTCATGAGCGTTCTTCCTCTCGAGATTGAAGAATCTGAGTTATCGAGGATCCCGAAGGAGTCCGTGACCTAGTGATACTTTCCGCAAAAATTACTGTTGCGCCAACGACCACCGATCCATGTTCCAACCCACGCCCGACGCATTGGAGTTTGCCACGACGTTTTGCACGTTTCGGTCGTGAACAATGACCCGTGGTTGCGTAGCAAGCGGCACCGTGAGCACTTCATCCCACGAGGCCCGCTCGTCGGCTCTGATGCCCTCGATATCTGCTTTGGATTTCGCGCTGCCACCAAAGTCTTCCACTGGATCCACAGCAAGCAAAAGTGCATCAAGGGTGCCATCTAGGTTCGGCATCACATTGCCGTTCGTCCCTGCCCACCGCAGATCCTCGATGCCGCTGCCTTCTTCGGACGCATCCACAATTTCGATGCCTGCAGATTCACAGGATCGCTTCATCGCCTGCACCATCGCCTTTTTGCGATCGTCGGGTGCGGCGTAGCCGATCGCAACCCGGGTACCTCCGAGGACCTTTGCCAGATCAACGTTCGCGGGAAGGTGCGGATCCGAAATATCCGTGACATGCGCAGCCGATGGATCGCCCGCCCGCAGGGTACGAGTGGCCACGGGGGAAACTTCAACACCCGAGACTTCCGATGAAGCCTTGGCCACCGATGCCTGGTCAATGCAAGCAGCAAATGCTCGTCGATTTTCGGCATTTGCAAAAACACCACTGTCGGACAGCAGCAATGTATCCGTCATCACACCTTCGAGCTGTTCGACGTCCATCGTCTGCTCCGGGTCGTCCCTATCAAGCCAGGAGAAATCCTTCATGCTGGTTGAATCGGCAACCCGAAGCACTTTGTCTTTCGCGAGTTTGGCCCAGTCAGAATCGCGGGGCCACAGCACTAACTCAGCCTCGGCGGCCTGTTCCCCGGCGTAAAACTCATTTCTTTCGAGTACGACCTCACCTTGATCCCCCACCGAACGGATCTTGTAGGGCCCACTACTCACTTGCAGGTCCGATTGGAATTCGTTGAGTTCGAAACCCTCGTTCCAAGCCTGCGCCACATCCACCAAGGAATTCCAGTTCTGGTTGCTCAGTGCAACGTTCAGTTCTTCGAGGGTCATGCCGGCTCGCTCTGCGATCGCATGGGCGGGCAACAATGTCCCGGCGCCGAAAATTTGACGCCAACGCGGCCCATAACCTTTCTTGAACACAACGTCTACCTGGCGAGCATTCGGCTGGCATTCCACGCGCTCCACTTCATTCATGAGCGGCATAAAGGAATGGAAGAGGGTTGGCATCACGCCAGCGGTGTACGCCAACAGGAAGCTCTCGCAGGTTACTGGCGCGCCATCTGAGTACTTTGCTTGCTCATTGATTTTGAACGTTGCCCGCTGCTGTACGCCGGGTAGCAGTTGCCCCTGGGCCAGATCCCGGTTGGGAATCCATTGTCCTTTTGGCCCTTGAGTAAAAGGACCCGGGTAAATCCGCGCGGCAAGCAGCTGTGCTTTCGTTGAAGCTCCGAGAGCACTACCAGCGTTAGTGGTTTGCAGATTTTCGTCGACAGCGTAGCCAAAGATTTCGTTGCTTGGTGTTGGCTCCGATTCGCTGCCCTGACCACACGCACTGAGCGTGCCTGCCGCCAGCATCAATGCTGCGCCAAGTGCACCTACTCGACGCTGTGTTTGATTAGCAGACGTTGAGCGTTGAGCAGAGATTGCTTCCACGAAGGCTGCCACCTTTCCGGCTATTCAGTCTGCGCAGGAAGATCAATGCTCCTGCTGCTCGTCTTGGCTCGAACCGCACTCGGAAATCCGTGTTGTTCAACACCTTTTCTAACGATGTTCAGTATAAATCTCCGCTGTGTCGATCCCGAATCCACCCCAATGCACTGGTGCGGTTTATCGCTTGGGTTGGCAGACTACAGAACAAAACCCCACTACTGGCTGCATGATTGATCACTGCAAATGCCAGTGTGGGGTTGAAGGGGCGTCGCTTGCCTAACCTTGCCCTGGTCGCCACGTGGCGCCGATTGTGGGTGGCGCTTCGTAATGCTGAGGACGCTCATCAGCCTCGATGATGGCCTCGTCGATGGCCTCATCTTCTGGGTCGTCAACATGGGCACGGGCGCGAAGCACCTGCGCATTATGAGCCTTCACCTTTGGGTTGCGCTCTTTGAGGCTCACCAGGATTGGTGTTGCAAGGAAAATCGAGGAGAAAGTGCCTTCGATAACGCCAATGAGCTGAACTAATGCCAGGTCTTTCAGGGTGCCAACCCCCATGAGCCACACCGCCACCACCATGAGCGCGATGATAGGAAGCGCAGAGATGACTGTGGTGGAAATCGAGCGCATAACTGTCTGGTTTACGGCTTGATTTGCCAGCTCACCGTAGGTTCTTCTTCTGTTCCCAAGATAACCGGCAGTGAGCTCACGAACTTTGTCGAACACAATCACTGTGTCGTAGAGAGAGAACGCGAGCACGGTGAGTAAGCCGATCACCGTCGCCGGGGTCACTTCAAATCCAACGATGGCGTAAATGCCCGAGATGATAACGAGGTCCACCATGAGCGCGACGATCGCTGCGACGCCCATTTGGCGCTCCAGGCGTAGCGCGATGTACACGAATACCGCGGCGAGAAAAACGCCCATCGCTAGAAGCATGCGGGAGGTAATGGTGGATCCCCAGGATTCAGACACCGTGGAGTCACCAATTGCATCTGGCGTTTGCTCTCCCAGTGCATTTTCTGGCTTGTACTCGCTATACAGTGCCTGGCGTGCGGCGTCGATCTGCTCCTCGTTAAGGCGCTCGGAGGCGATTTCCAGAATTCTGGAGTCACCCGCACCCACGATCTGCACTTGCTGAGGGTCAACGCCCGTTGCCTCGCTGAAGGTTTGTGCCACCTGTTCAGTCTGTAAGGAGGCAGCAGGCATGTTCATCTTCGTGCCGCCGACGAAGTCGATGCCTAAGGTGAATCCGCGCAGTCCGATGCCGATGAGGCACACCAAAATGATGCCCGCGGTGATGGAGTACCACTTACGGCGTTGACCAACGAAGTCCAGCCCGCCATCACCGGTGTAGAGCTTGTTTAGAAGATTGTTGCTCATTGTTTGCTCCTAGCGTTGATCACCGCGCGCGGGATCCACGGGATCCACACCACTGTTGTTGATGGAAGGCGCCGAAGGCATCTGCTCCACTTGATTTTCTTCCGCTTCGGCTCGCTCTGCCTGGATCCGGTTGCTTTGCCCAACCTTGAACATCTTCCCAAGACCATTGGCTGAAGGACGAGAAGCCCAAGCTTTACGAGACGTCAGGATTACCAGCGGTGCGGTGAAGAGGAAGACCACCACCAGGTCGAACAGGGTGGTTAGGCCAAGGGTGAAGGCGAAGCCCTTGACGGATCCGACTGCCAAGAAATAAATCACGACAGCGCCAATCAACGTCACAGCATTACCGGTGACGATTGTTTGCTTTGCACGATCCCAACCGCGCGGCACCGCGGAGCGGAAGGTCCGACCTTCACGAACTTCGTCCTTAATTCTCTCGTAGAGCACCACGAAGGAGTCGGCCGTGGTGCCAATACCGATGATCAAACCGGCAATACCGGCCAAGTCAAGGGAGTAACCGATCCAGCGTCCCAGGAGAACCAAGGCACCGTAGACCAACGCGAAGGAACCGGCAAGGGCAACCATGGAAACGACACCGAAAACGCGATAGTTCACAATCGAGTACAGCGCAACGAGCATCAAGCCCACCAGACCTGCGATGAGTCCGGCTTTAAGCGATGCCGCACCAAGAGAAGCCGGGACGGTGGTCGTAGTACCACCGGATTCTCCGTTTTCACCTGCGAAGCTCAGTGGCAACGCACCATATTTCAGGTTGTTCGCCAGTTCCTGTGCTTGTTCTTGAGTGAAAGAACCTGTAATCGAGGTCGTGCTGCCAACGGGAGTTGGGGATTGAATTACCGGGGCCGAGATGATCTTCGAATCGAGCGTGATAGCAATCTGTTTGTTCAGGTAGTCAGTGGTGAGTTGCGACCACGTAGCCGAACCCTCATCACCATTGTCAGCTTTGAACGCAAAGTTGATTTCCATCTCGCCGGTCTGCGGATTCAACCCGCCGGTAATCGGCT from Corynebacterium gerontici includes these protein-coding regions:
- a CDS encoding MBL fold metallo-hydrolase, whose protein sequence is MELLGFAAGPYQTNCYVLIAGQRATVIDPGMNAQGPIEQYLSEHHIELEQVVLTHGHIDHTRDAASLANAWDVPVWIHRADAFMLEAGEGVSPESQVLFCAATMPQAKHLEFLKHGETITMAGEKFAIRHAPGHSPGSLLFVGATVCFSGDVLFQGSIGRTDLPQSDPEAMEVSLREQVATLSPNLQVLPGHGPSTTVRAELASNPFLQSKR
- the tpx gene encoding thiol peroxidase, encoding MATTHFQGNKAHTSGDLPAVGEQLPQFELVNADLEAVNFEELQGKRLVLNIFPSVDTGVCATSVREFNERASKLDNTVVLCVSEDLPFAFARFCGAEGINNVVPASAFRSSFAEDFGVKLEDSPLKGLMARAVIVADESGTVKHVELVEEIATEPNYEAAEAALAS
- a CDS encoding peptidylprolyl isomerase → MQKLEKEVTSRERQQKRRPWLIGGGSALALLLVAGLGYAGVQHFGEDETTTEAASTSTETPSIEPLALERSDALPDTVQCNYPDAGDAAKPVDKPATKDISTKGTVKVTLDTTAGKIPLELDRSVSPCTVNAITHLAKSGFYNDTVCHRLVTQGLHILQCGDPTGQGTGGPGFSFANEYPTDEAKDQQQPVNYPRGTIAMANSGADTNGSQFFLNYGDSPLPPSYTYFGKIGDEGLKTLDNVAAQGVEGGGSEGAPATEVKINKASVN
- a CDS encoding RelA/SpoT family protein, with protein sequence MRSMSARLARSLTGSRVRINPVLEPLMAIHREFHPKADPALLDRAYATAERLHEGVFRKSGDPYITHPLAVATIAAEIGMDTTTLVAALLHDTVEDTDYSLADLTRDFGEEVARLVDGVTKLDKVALGAAAEAETIRKMIVAMSEDPRVLVIKVADRLHNMRTMRFLPPEKQAKKARQTLEVIAPLAHRLGMASVKWELEDLSFAILYPKKYDEVVRLVADRAPSRDRYLKEVSAELQQALRENHIEAEVMGRPKHYWSIYQKMIVRGKDFDEIFDLVGLRILVDSVNNCYAAIGVVHALYSAMPGRFKDYISSPKFGVYQSLHTTVMGDSGKPIEVQVRTHEMHFNSEYGIAAHWRYKESKGSKGDQAEIDQMSWMRQLLDWQKEAADPNEFLDSLRYDLTSKQIFVFTPKGDVVNLPVDATPVDFAYAVHTEVGHRCIGAKINGKLVALESKLKSGDRVEIFTSKDPNAGPSQDWRDFVVSPRAKAKIRQWFAKERRGEYLEAGRDALAAEVQRGGLPMHRLFTASTMKHVATELHYPDIDSLYTAIGSGNVSASNVAHRLMAQFGDAEDAVDTLVSRTPMSQLVGSNQKSNGQAILVQGSPDVMAKLAKCCMPVPGDEIFGFVTRGGGVSVHRVDCTNARKLEQEPERLIDVAWIQEGNGSAFAATLQLEALDRDGLLMDLTRAINEQRVVVVAMNSHTADDHVAIVRFTFSVSDTKQLGSLMAQLRNIEGVFDVYRVTAGG
- a CDS encoding adenine phosphoribosyltransferase codes for the protein MNAPQPRYINSLEALQAKTRLVPDFPVKGVLFEDLTPVLADPEAFRLIIDDVAKVGRSLNAELIGGLDARGFLLGSAVAYCNNNGILAIRKKGKLPPPVHTESYDLEYGTAALELPAENLDLRGKKVMVVDDVLATGGTLSAAIKLIQQCGGEVVGCAVVLEVEGLSGRDRLGDIPLFVVNQQQYTGASEAD
- a CDS encoding ABC transporter substrate-binding protein, with protein sequence MEAISAQRSTSANQTQRRVGALGAALMLAAGTLSACGQGSESEPTPSNEIFGYAVDENLQTTNAGSALGASTKAQLLAARIYPGPFTQGPKGQWIPNRDLAQGQLLPGVQQRATFKINEQAKYSDGAPVTCESFLLAYTAGVMPTLFHSFMPLMNEVERVECQPNARQVDVVFKKGYGPRWRQIFGAGTLLPAHAIAERAGMTLEELNVALSNQNWNSLVDVAQAWNEGFELNEFQSDLQVSSGPYKIRSVGDQGEVVLERNEFYAGEQAAEAELVLWPRDSDWAKLAKDKVLRVADSTSMKDFSWLDRDDPEQTMDVEQLEGVMTDTLLLSDSGVFANAENRRAFAACIDQASVAKASSEVSGVEVSPVATRTLRAGDPSAAHVTDISDPHLPANVDLAKVLGGTRVAIGYAAPDDRKKAMVQAMKRSCESAGIEIVDASEEGSGIEDLRWAGTNGNVMPNLDGTLDALLLAVDPVEDFGGSAKSKADIEGIRADERASWDEVLTVPLATQPRVIVHDRNVQNVVANSNASGVGWNMDRWSLAQQ
- the secF gene encoding protein translocase subunit SecF; the encoded protein is MSNNLLNKLYTGDGGLDFVGQRRKWYSITAGIILVCLIGIGLRGFTLGIDFVGGTKMNMPAASLQTEQVAQTFSEATGVDPQQVQIVGAGDSRILEIASERLNEEQIDAARQALYSEYKPENALGEQTPDAIGDSTVSESWGSTITSRMLLAMGVFLAAVFVYIALRLERQMGVAAIVALMVDLVIISGIYAIVGFEVTPATVIGLLTVLAFSLYDTVIVFDKVRELTAGYLGNRRRTYGELANQAVNQTVMRSISTTVISALPIIALMVVAVWLMGVGTLKDLALVQLIGVIEGTFSSIFLATPILVSLKERNPKVKAHNAQVLRARAHVDDPEDEAIDEAIIEADERPQHYEAPPTIGATWRPGQG
- the secD gene encoding protein translocase subunit SecD: MPTQQRAGSRWKTWPKRAIGMFIAIVALIYALVFFTGDGSAQPNLGIDLQGGTRVTLVPQGQDPSDEQLAQARNILEQRVNGMGVTGATVVADGKTLVITVPGDDTARARALGQTSQLLFRPVAQPQPPNMDTLNEDIVAMANRWVEVGVLSPDQANEAIKKTLEGIAQADGKKPEDVTVPKVSAQEPKEPKNSIESEELRNKVIEVLKKDRQSTDPNAQLAASALLQCNDEPDPLQGTDDPAKPLVACASNKTGEQSQKYILDPSPLLIGEEAPDGKRLTGNEIDTSKPITGGLNPQTGEMEINFAFKADNGDEGSATWSQLTTDYLNKQIAITLDSKIISAPVIQSPTPVGSTTSITGSFTQEQAQELANNLKYGALPLSFAGENGESGGTTTTVPASLGAASLKAGLIAGLVGLMLVALYSIVNYRVFGVVSMVALAGSFALVYGALVLLGRWIGYSLDLAGIAGLIIGIGTTADSFVVLYERIKDEVREGRTFRSAVPRGWDRAKQTIVTGNAVTLIGAVVIYFLAVGSVKGFAFTLGLTTLFDLVVVFLFTAPLVILTSRKAWASRPSANGLGKMFKVGQSNRIQAERAEAEENQVEQMPSAPSINNSGVDPVDPARGDQR